The Fulvivirga ligni genome window below encodes:
- a CDS encoding outer membrane beta-barrel protein, translating to MIKRLFIYICLLLPGVIYAQDYSVSGKLTDAEDQSVIVGATVLLTGVKDSTERHFTATTEDGSFKISGLSKAFYKMRITSIGYKPYLQFLRVSEAETKLGNLPLEADTKVLSDVEITGEIIPVQQKGDTTMMAAKAYKTNPDANAEDLVAKMPGIMIKSGTVQAQGEDVKKVLVDGKEFFSNDPSLALKSIPAEIIDRVEVFDQLSDQAQFTGFDDGNTTKTINIVTRPDRRQGKFGKAYAGYGTDERYSAGLNLNSFDSTRRVTVLGLANNINQQNFSQEDLLGVMSSGGRRRGPPGGGGRRGGGGSGSFRGGGNANNFIGGQQSGISETQSFGINFDQEFSKKLSVNGSYFFNRSSNNSNQNSYRETFLTSDSSQFYNEYTGSNSVNNNHRLTMRMEYEMDDNNSVLFMPRLSFQNNSSNSKQNGATTSMSGQSLNETYSDYDNDRFGYNFSGTLLYRHKFAKKGRTLSLDVSSSVNDDDGEAWQRSQNIYYISDEQDSLNQFIDSRTKGHSISGNLVYTEPLGEYSQLELNYNLSKSFNDAQKENYDYDFTAERTQALDTALSNNFESTYLTSRPSIGWGFRKEGLSIRANLAYQNATLSSDQEFPVNYNLERSFNSLLPGVMMRYRVSRSKNFGLFFRTSTSSPSISQLQNVVDNSDPLFLSMGNANLDQSKTSMLNFRYSNTNSEKASHFFVMLMAQNTADYVTNATYVATADSVLNSSVTLSRGAQLSTPVNLDGYWNTRAFGAYGFPISKIKSNINTNLSVGYTRTPGITNNQSNISRTYSASGGVTLASNINENVDFTVSYNADYNYVINSLQESQADDYVTHTIGCKTNFIFWKGMVFRNDLQYLKYSGYDDPDLNVGYVLWNMSLGKKFLKNDRGELSVSVFDLLANNTSISRTNTESYIEETRTDVLQTYFLATFTYTIRSFGKRS from the coding sequence GGTGTAAAAGATAGTACTGAAAGGCATTTTACAGCAACTACTGAAGATGGTAGTTTCAAGATTTCCGGCCTGTCTAAGGCTTTCTATAAAATGCGAATCACCAGTATTGGCTACAAGCCTTATCTCCAGTTTTTGAGAGTAAGTGAAGCAGAAACAAAGCTAGGTAACTTGCCATTAGAGGCTGATACTAAGGTGCTTAGTGATGTGGAAATTACGGGAGAAATTATTCCTGTACAGCAGAAAGGAGATACAACCATGATGGCTGCTAAGGCTTACAAAACTAATCCTGATGCTAATGCAGAGGATCTGGTGGCCAAAATGCCTGGTATAATGATCAAAAGCGGTACAGTACAGGCTCAGGGTGAGGACGTGAAAAAGGTATTGGTAGATGGTAAGGAGTTTTTTAGCAATGATCCTTCTCTGGCTTTAAAGAGCATCCCAGCGGAGATTATTGATAGGGTGGAGGTGTTTGATCAGCTTAGTGATCAGGCACAGTTTACGGGGTTTGATGATGGAAATACCACCAAGACCATCAACATTGTAACCCGGCCAGATAGAAGACAGGGCAAGTTTGGTAAGGCCTATGCCGGATATGGAACAGATGAAAGATATTCCGCTGGTCTCAACTTAAATTCATTTGACAGTACTCGCAGAGTAACTGTACTTGGTTTGGCCAATAACATTAACCAACAGAACTTTTCACAGGAAGATCTGCTGGGTGTGATGAGTAGTGGCGGCCGAAGAAGAGGCCCTCCCGGAGGAGGAGGCCGTAGAGGTGGCGGTGGTTCAGGATCATTTCGTGGTGGAGGTAATGCTAATAACTTTATTGGTGGCCAACAGAGTGGTATCTCAGAGACTCAATCTTTTGGGATAAACTTTGATCAGGAATTTTCTAAGAAGCTCAGCGTGAATGGTAGCTATTTTTTCAACAGAAGTAGTAATAATAGCAACCAGAATTCATACAGAGAGACCTTCTTAACCAGTGATTCCAGCCAGTTTTATAATGAATATACAGGTTCTAACAGCGTCAATAATAATCATAGGCTAACCATGCGTATGGAATATGAAATGGATGATAATAACTCCGTTTTGTTTATGCCACGCCTCAGTTTTCAGAATAATAGCTCTAATTCAAAACAAAACGGAGCTACTACTTCCATGTCAGGGCAGTCGCTAAATGAGACTTATTCTGACTATGATAACGATCGTTTTGGATATAATTTTTCTGGCACATTGCTCTATCGCCATAAGTTTGCTAAAAAAGGTCGTACCTTATCGCTGGATGTATCATCCAGTGTGAATGATGATGATGGAGAGGCATGGCAGCGTTCTCAAAATATTTATTATATCAGTGATGAGCAGGACAGCCTTAATCAGTTTATAGATTCACGCACTAAAGGGCATAGTATCAGCGGAAATCTGGTCTATACTGAGCCGCTAGGTGAATACTCGCAGTTAGAGCTTAATTATAACCTTTCTAAAAGCTTCAATGATGCTCAGAAAGAAAACTATGATTATGATTTTACAGCAGAAAGAACTCAGGCCCTAGATACTGCTTTATCTAATAACTTTGAGAGCACCTATCTTACCAGCAGACCATCTATTGGGTGGGGCTTCAGAAAAGAAGGATTAAGTATAAGAGCAAACCTGGCTTATCAGAATGCGACCTTATCCAGCGATCAGGAGTTTCCTGTAAACTATAATTTAGAAAGATCATTTAATAGTCTGTTGCCTGGTGTAATGATGCGCTACAGAGTGTCCAGAAGTAAAAACTTCGGACTATTTTTCAGAACCAGTACCAGTTCGCCTTCTATTTCCCAGCTGCAAAATGTGGTGGATAATTCAGATCCACTGTTCTTAAGTATGGGTAATGCTAACCTGGACCAGAGCAAAACAAGCATGTTAAATTTCAGGTATTCGAATACAAATTCTGAAAAGGCATCGCATTTTTTTGTTATGCTAATGGCCCAAAATACAGCTGATTATGTGACAAATGCCACCTATGTAGCTACCGCTGATTCGGTACTAAATAGCAGTGTTACGCTGAGTAGAGGAGCGCAATTATCTACTCCGGTAAACCTTGATGGTTACTGGAATACAAGAGCCTTCGGAGCTTATGGTTTTCCAATAAGTAAAATAAAATCAAACATTAATACTAACTTATCTGTTGGATATACCAGAACGCCGGGTATAACTAATAACCAGTCTAACATTAGCCGTACATATAGTGCTAGTGGTGGCGTAACGTTGGCAAGTAACATCAATGAGAATGTAGACTTTACTGTATCATATAATGCAGATTATAATTATGTGATCAATAGTTTACAAGAGTCACAGGCAGATGATTATGTGACGCACACCATAGGTTGCAAAACCAACTTTATATTCTGGAAGGGAATGGTTTTTAGGAATGATCTGCAGTATTTAAAATACTCAGGTTATGATGATCCGGATCTGAACGTGGGTTATGTTCTTTGGAACATGAGCCTCGGTAAGAAGTTCTTGAAGAATGATCGTGGAGAACTATCTGTATCAGTTTTTGATTTGCTGGCCAACAACACCAGCATATCCAGAACGAATACGGAAAGCTATATTGAAGAAACCAGAACCGATGTGTTACAAACATACTTTCTGGCCACTTTTACCTATACAATCAGGAGTTTTGGGAAGAGATCCTAA